Below is a window of Panthera leo isolate Ple1 chromosome B4, P.leo_Ple1_pat1.1, whole genome shotgun sequence DNA.
CTGGGCCTTGGGATACAGGAATGAAATAGACAACATTCCTGTCCTTACTGAGCTTCTGTTCCActagcagaggaagagaaataagtaAACTACTAATTGCAGGTGATGGGTTCTGCCATTTAAGCAGAAATAGGGTAGTATGATAATGAGGGTTGGGTggtactaccttttttttttttttttttagaaaaaaacgagagagcttgagcaagggtgaggggcagagggagaaagaatcttaaacgCTCAGCacgagcccgacacagggctagatcccacaacccagggatcatgacctgagccaaacgtGAACCCTTAACTGAAtgggccacccaggttccctgagtGGTTCTACTTTTAAGTAGGATGGTCAGGGAAGTCTGCTCTAAAGAGATGACATATAAACTGAGATCTGAATAATATAAAGACCCCTATGCCATAAGAGAGGCTTTGGGAACATCAGCTAACCCCCTCTTCTAAGTCTCTGATAAATcaatttgtatataatttgtgATACTTAGTATTTCTATTTCACCACTATTTCTGTGCATGCCTGACTATAATCTTGAGAAAAGGAACCTACTTTATATTCCCCAAAGAATATAGAACATCTTGCATTAACCAGCACTCACATGTTATTTGCTGACTGTTCCTTTAACAGCTTCAATAAGTAACTGAAATAACTGACTAGAGTTAACAGTGAATATCTCTGGGAAGTGGGACTGAGAGGAAAGAGATACTTATTTTGGGCTTTTACTTTACCTTCTGTaaagtttgaattaaaaaaatatattattggggcacctgggtggctcagttggttgagtgtctgacttcagctcgggtcatggtctagcagttcgtgagttcgagccccgcgtcaggctctgtgctaacaaacagagcagcccggagcctgcttcagattctgtatctctctctctctctctctctctctccctccccctcccctgcttatgctctgcctctgtctcaaaaataagtaaatgaatgttaaaataaataaatattttaattattaaaaaaactttacatttttcaatgtttatttatttttgaaggagagagagacagagtgtgaggtggggaggggcagagtgagagggagacagcaggctccagactctgagctgtcagcacagagcccgatgtggggcttgaactcacaaaccgtgagatcatgacctgagccgacgtcagacccttaaccaactgagccacccaggcgccccaattattaaaaaaactttaaacaagcAAAACCCAATATGTATGAAAAACATGGTCTCAGTAGTTTTCAAGTCCTAGCACATAAAGTCATTTAAGAGAAGAATAAGCTTTAAGGTTAACATGGTTATTACAAAGTATGAAACCATATGCTTTGCTTAACCAACAGTTTTGCAAACTAATTCACCTGACTAAACATATTTCTGaacactagaatttttttttgtttttgttaactgCTCTTAGTTGAACTTATTTTTCTGAGAATGAAACAATTGAGCCAAATCCTCTAAGTTATAAAGACTTTTACACCCTCACTGAGCATATTTTAAACTCTATAAGCAGAAACTTACATGGAGAATAAGATTACTGAGCAGACCAAAATGGGAGGGGTCGACTCATTAGCAATGTATTCTACAAGGGAAGCAAATCAGAAGTTTAGTTATTAAATGTAGTGTTTACTGGTCAAGGCTAGAGATAATGAcaggattttttttgtctttaaaaaaaagcagaagtaggggtgcctgggtggctcagtcagccaagcatctgactctcaatcttggctcaagttatgatctcatggttcctgataTCTAGCCCCACCTGgagctctgcttgggattctctctcttcctctccctctgccccatgcacacacactctcaaataagtaaacatttaaaaagtaagtaaataaataagtgaatgcaGAAGTAGGTAGATGTTATTAAGTCATCTGCTAGCCCAGTATATACTACTAAAATTTGATTCATTATGTGTGTTAAGTTTTAAAGCATGATAAGCACAAGGAATGATTAAATTAGAAGTGTAAAgttggaggggagcctggctggctcagttggtatatcatgtgactcttgatcttggtggtgttaagttcaaaccccacgttgaatgtagagattacttaaaaaataaaaaatctttaaaacaaacaaacaaatgaagcaTGTAGTTATAATACCACTACAACTAACCTGAATCGTTTGAGATGTAGTCTGAGAACCTGAGGTAGGTGACAAACCATAAGCTGTTTTCGTGCCTCTGTGAGTACAACTGATTTTGAGGAAAACCTTCTACGTTTTGCTGTGATATCAAAGACAGAATGAGAATCAaatttaaagatacaaagaaatgctGAGTAAATACTTTAGACATGTATTATTAAACATCTTCTCTGTCACAGGCATTGTACTGTGCTAGAGATAAGGACATACTTGCTCTAAAAAAAACTTGTAAGTacaaacatgcatacacacaacTTAAGAGCTAGTCAAGGTAGACAGACATGTACACAATTCAGTACATGATTTAATATAATCCTGCAAATAAGGCAACAGAATGATATAGTgctacaatatttaaaaatggatttgGCTATGCCAATTAAGAAGAAAACTTTCCCTAAACATACTTTAATATACACTTCCCAAATTCTTCATTTAAACAATTATCATGGTCAGTTCATTTACTGAATTTAATCAGAATCCCAGTGGGGACAGGTTCATAATTGCTCAGAACACCCTTCCCCACTTCCTGGCACAGCAGTCCTTTACCAGCTCTGTGTCTGAGGACTCCCTCGGTGTCTTGCTTTTGCTATTTTAGTACAAATCTTAAAACAGGTGGCATTTTAGATTCTTTCTGTTGTCTCCTCTGCTTCTCTTAGAGGTTCACCTATGAATTGTACCCTGCAGCTTCAGGCTGGGCCATTATCTACAAGTTTGCTCTGGATGCCTAGGAGCTGTCCTTCAACTTATACAGCAGCTCTGACTCCAGTCACAGCAATAGCTGCTTCTCCTGTACGGGGTGGAACCAGTCCCCTATGAGGCTATCCTCTAAGCCATCTCCACTTGCCACCAGAAGACTTTCCTCCAAGTCTCTGCTCCTGACATCCAGGAATCCAGCGCTGCTGAATGTCCTAGACCTACATTTGGATTGTCTCCCTGAATATATGGCCCATGTATAGCTAGATAAGTGATGTCAACTCCCTGACTTATAATTTTAAACACTTGCCTGTATGTATTAAATTAGAGTAGCTCTTTTAGGCCTTTATTTGGTaggcccaacacacacacacaaacatattatAAAATCCTATTCTGTATTCATTCATAGTATCTTTCTATTCCCAGATTTGGTGATGAAAGCATCTAGGACCATTCACATTtatgtccaagaaaaaaaatacttcaccATTTGAATTTGATAAGGTTTATTTTGTTCTAACCTCATAAATCTTAgggttatatatttataacagaGTTCATATTAGACAGCACTCAGAAAATGTCAGTATAAGCCATTCTAAGAAAACCATCAATTGATGTGACATTTCTTCAATGCTGGAACAtccaatatttcttttatattacttTAGAAGTTTAGTATCTAAAACTCTAGAGTCATTTTTTCCAGACATGGAAATTAGAAAGAATacttgaaaatatatggtataaaCACTAAGATGCCACATGTACATTGATAGAAAAGATAGACACCAGCTAAAGACACAACAGATCTGTCATGGTTTTATATACAATTTCCCTGGAGGATGATGCTTCTCTTTAACTGCAATGGCTGTTTCATCCCCCAGTGCTGGGTTCCTGTGCTCACCTCTATGACAGAGTTTCTCATAATAGATCTtaattgtctgtttcttccattaGGAATGTAAGTaccttaaaaagtattttatttctatccaTAGCAATTAGAACAATGACTAATATAGAAGAGACAGTAGATGGTTTTTGACTAAATCTTTGTTTTCATGAAACCAATTTCCATACAGCAGTCCCCCTATATATTATGTCCTATTATCTAGCTATGCATACACACACTTATACGCATATGTTATCTATAGATCAGTGTTTTGACATGTAGCTAAAAGACTCAGCAAACATTACATTCAGTACTAAATAATATGCTTTCCTTTGACTATTCCCCGTTGCTACTTTATTCTGTCTCACATATTaagtttaaatttcttattttatgaattctttctctccacaATTGACTATAGgataaattcttttaatgtcatCAGAAGGCAAAACAAACACATAGTTCACAAATGCCAATTATAAAGTAGAAACATCTATCTCAATTTCTTTTGATGAACTACCAAACTACTACTTCAGGAATTTTTTACGCTTCCTctcatttgtgtttctctttgcTAATcttagaaaagcaaagagaatataTAGTCTCTACTTACAGTTACACTGGTCACATACGTAGATTTTTCCTTCTAAAGCTTCAGTTTCTGTGAATTTGGCCAACATTTCAGTAACCAGACATGGCTGGGAAGTAATATCTTTTCCACTGCATTGGTATCTTTCTGGAAATTCCAATGACAAGTCCCAGAAAGGTTCTATGGTGTTTGATTTGTTGTCACATGCAACACATGtaacctgaaaataaaaatattagttccTCAGATTACAATCCTTCTGTCAAAACACTTACTCCTTTCACTATAGAGGTCAGTAAATTAGTTTTTCTTATGAAAATGCACCATCAGAATTCTGAATAATttgctttgtattattttcagggatttttttattattataatttttcctttcaatGACTGTCATTAAACCCATTATGTACTGGTGGGCTTTAACCAGTAGGCATTTAAAAAACTCCAAGGCCATTAGTCAAGTCTGAATGtcggttttaaaaaaaaaaagacaactgtgGACTCATTTAatttggtatatatgtgtgtgtgtgaaagagatttatatgcatttaatttAATATGTTTAGATTATTAGACTTgttctttgtcctttttccttcctcatctttcactaattttctctctccaaatcCCTATAACCTCTTAACCATGatacaaataaaatactatttgtatatttttatatatagtatattagtaCGTGTAGATTTTGAAGCCCTACCAATTGATAATTTCAAAAGCCAATACATTTAATGTAAATGGTGTCATCATACTCTCACTTAAAACAAACATCACTACATCAAAATCTTCACCAAATATAGGAACTACAAAGAATACGGGGCAGTTCTAACAACTGACATAGGAAATAGAGCAACTGGAAAGGGAAAGACTTATAACTTCAGTGAAACACTCAGCAGGATTTAATGTTGAAGACAGACTACAAATCTAATAATCTCCACATGATAGATTACTAAACTCTTTCATAAAGCTACATTCCTGAAAcagggaacaaaataaagaagccaGGTCTAATGTAGATTTTAGATTTAACAAATtgacacaaagaaaagaacactCTTGGTGTTTGTCTGGGGACTCATTTGGGCCAGGTTTTAACCTTTTGAGAACAGTTTATTAAAGGAACCAAGCATCTGAATCTCCTGAGATAACCATATTCCTAAGAGTTTATTACATGTCtaaaggaagagagcaaaaagctggcataaaaatttttattaatttcaagtcatccataaaagaaaaaataaacacacggGCACTCTTGCActattcaaaatatgaaatataaaattctttctggaaagaaaCTTGTACTCAAGTATCGAAAGACCTACCTTTTGACAAAGTAATGCTACTTCTAGGGTTCTGTCTTAAGGAAATCATTAGAAAAAATGtcttataactttataataacAGAAAAACTGCAACTATTTTACAAGTCAACAATATGGGAATGGGTAAATATattatggtatatacatataatggacaTTGACAtgctgtaaaaaacaaaaaaaggataaaatattctAAAGACTGAAAAATCTTTACATCATAATGAAAAactacaggcacctgggtggctcagttagccaTCTGCCTCCtgatttttgttcaggtcatgatttcacgattgtGAATGTTGAGctccagtcaggctctgtgctgaacatgaagtctgcttaagattccctctctctccctctctctctctctcaacaacaacaacaacaacaacaacaacaacaacaaaaaaaatgaagaaaggagataAATTCATCATGACCACACAAGTTGgggaaaatatgtataaatgtgcagaagaaaaaaaactagaaggaaatataccaaaatattaatagtttttaTATGTGGATTGTGGAGTTATGGGATAAGGGGatggtttttcttttactgcATAGATTTATTGTATCATATAGGTCCTTGGGGACTATATATTACCTCTATTTAtaatagtacattaaaaaaatttttcgtTTAAATTTTTAGGTAAGTTCTaggcccaacatggagcttgaactcacaaccccaaggatCCAGAGTTGCATatcctaccaactgagccagccagacactccTATAAtagtgcattttattatttttttcctctctttcttttttttaagtttatttattttgagagagagtgtgtgtgcagatgggggaaaggcagacagagggaatcccaaccaggctctgctctgtcagtgtgaggcccaatgtggggcttgaacccatgaatcatgagatcatgacctgagctgaagttggatgcttaatcaaccaagccacccaggcacccttaatagTGCATTTTAAGCTTTTGCAGAAAAatggtagaaaaacaaaattgcatgcaacacaagaaacaactcTAATTTGCTATTTGGCACAATGTACAATCTTTACATTTCTGAAACATTAAGTGGAATAAAGATCACAGATACACCCAAGGAATAATTACATTTGAAATACTTAAACTACAGGcatgcatggctggctcagttggtagagcatgtgactcttaatcttgggatcatgaattcaagccccacgttgggcacagagcttcaaaaaaatttttttaatgtttattttgagagagagagagtgtatgaacaagcaggggaggggcggagagggagagagaaccccaagcaggctccatgctgtcagtgcagagcctgacacgtggctCCATCCaatgacgctgggatcatgacctgggccaaaatcaagtcagacactcaactgactgagccacccaggtgccccaagcttcaaaaaaaaattttttttttaatatttaagctaCATTCTAGCAAAGTATGCtaatgttataaaaacaaaaggtggTATCATTTCTGTGAAAGTTGAAATGAGGAACAGAGGCAGGTGTGCAAGAGGAAGGAAATGACCTAACAGCCAATtgcctaaaacaaaaaaatttttaagatctatGCTATGGAAAAGTAGAGAACCTTATGTCTAGTAATAGTTTACCAACAAGTCCACTCATTAGAGTTATTAATTGGATTAAAGATCCTGGTTTTGTGATTCCTTTTCACAACAAGGGAAACTTTTACAGcagtaattaaaataaaggaaaatcatttAGGATTATTTTCAATGAAATCACACTTACTTAAAATTTCCCTACCTACTTATTAAAGCTTTCAGACCTTGCCCTCGTGAGTTTTATAGAAAGTCTTCCAGGGCTACCTCTTGGTTCCTAAAATTATTCAAGTGTGTACCAAATCCATTCCCAGTACCGCAGCATCTTCAAATCTGCTCCCTAAGGCATTAAACCCTCTCTTCTCaatctctcagaaaatgaatttaatattatCAACCTAAGAAGCTTTGTTTCCTGATTCCCTCTTCCcacaaaaaaagctttttaaaaaatgtttattatttttgaaagagaaagagtgtgcgtgtgcatgcgcaaaagagtgggtgaggagcagagagagagagggggagacagagaatcccaagcaggttccacactgtcagtgcagagccctgcacAGGACTCAGGACTCaggaaccgtgtgatcatgacctgagctgaaatcaagagtcggatgcttaaccaagtgagccagccagatgccccaaaagcTTTGATACCATAGATGAAAAACTACTTCCAGTGATTCATGAAGGAAACACATAAATGAGTGAAACACTGTAAATGAATAAGCTGACTTCTTGACACATATTTGTAAAAGCAATCTATTCTGACCTGAAAACAGTCCTCTCTAACACACTAGATAaacagaaaatacacatttttttaggCTTCGTTTTATGAATTCCCCAAGATGAaagtaagattaaaaacaaatccataCCTGACTAAGTAGTTGtccatgaaaaatattattcacaACATTCAGAACCTGTTTGATAAGTTTCCTTTGAGAAGTGGGGATAAGAGCTGGTAACCTAGTACCAGTTGTCTCTAGTTCATGTTGTATTTTATCCAAAAGTTCACAGAGAAATTCCTGAGCATCCTGTTGGGCATAACCACGAAAAGCTGGAATTAGTCTCCACACGGAGTGTAGCATAGCAAATGGTGAGACTAAGGCCCACTTTCCAGACCACATGACTTGGAACAAAGTATGCAATTCATGACAGAGAGAAATGTATTGTGAACTTGGTTCCTTTGGCTGAATAAGTTCCATCTTTCTACTCTTTGATGCTCCACCACTTAGTCCTAATGATAAACTTGGATGTCTGGAGGGAACACAGCCTGTATCTTTTTcttggcattcattcatttgatataCTGTATCTGTGACTGGTGGATGCTTATAAGGTGATCTTGTCTTATCACTAGCTGTCACTGCCAGCCATCGGTTCAgatcaagttttaaaaaacattgccgaaaaataagtaaatgactcAACACTTGAAGAACAGAATTCATATAGCAAGTATTTCCCAAATTTCTCAATCCAGTTACACCAGGAGTTACTATTGGCCTTTGTTTACCTGAGGAGTCATTggctttttttaatcttacatcTTCTGAGGTAGGTACTACTTTATCTTTTGCTGGTGATGCTGGGGTTTGCAGTGGTACTTGAACAGGAACTATTTCTACTGTGGTAGACTGAGCTAGACCTTGCAAACGTAAACTCTTTCTTGGATGTATACTTTCCAATTCTGTTTTAACTTGATACTCTAATTCTTGTCGTCTtttcttcacttctctttttgctattttttcctgaaattgttcctcttgtctttttcttccaaTGGGTGATTGTTCAAACCAAGTTCGAAAGATTTTACCCATTAATATTCTTCTTCTATGCCAAAGAGCAGTATACATTTGATCTTCATTTTGAAGCAGAGATTGGGTGCTATCGTGTAAGTAATAAGTATCATCACTTGTACCCACAGACTGCAAAACCCTTCCACTACGAGTCGTGCACTGATAATTTTGACTTTTGATTGCACTTAAGGTACTTCGTAGTAACTTCAGGTCTCCAGTTGCATTATCATTAAGAACATAATCATCACAAAGGTAACAAAAAACATACATCTCATTCACCTCCAAGGCAACAGGATGACTGCTATCTTGAAAGTGCCTGACTGCATGTTCTTCAATGTATCTTCCACAGGCAACATGAGAACAGCTAAGGCAAGCCCAAATCGACTCAGTTGTATTGCAGTCCACACAATGCCATTTCTGAGGGTTGAGGATGGAATGGTCTTGAGCAAGCCGCAACTGCCCAATGTGTTTGCACTTAtccattgttaacatttattcagtttagCTGAGAAACACATAATCCAAACAAGTCTCTGTTCACGATACTTGAGACATCTGAAAACTAAGCAGAAcaatatcaatttttaataaaagccaatatttttcttttttataaggtatttttccaagaaaaatttttataaatttgcttCCTTTGCTCCCAATTTGTGGGCTGCCTGTCATAACACCACAGGCAGTTCTTACTTGTCTTTTGTTCCGAAGCTCTCTAATCTCTCATCTGCCTTGCTCTAAAAAAATACACGCTTAACTTTCTCCAACAGGTTccctttaaaaactgtttttaattttctgccacCATCTACTGGTAGAAAGGGGGTAGTGCCCTCTTTTCAATGAACTAGAATAAGACCCAATAGTTGAgggcagtttatttatttattttttttaatttttttttcaacgttttttatttatttttgggacagagagagacagagcatgaacgggggaggggcagagagagagggagacacagaatcggaaacaggctccaggctccgagccatcagcccagagcctgacgcggggctcgaactcacggaccgcgagatcgtgacctggctgaagtcggacgcttaaccgactgcgccacccaggcgccccaattgagGGCAGTTTAAAGAACTAcattccttttcttaaaacttAGGGTCGGCAAGACTGAAATATATCTCAGTAATGTCTACATTCTGAGACCCCTATCCAAATTGTTACTAAAGCATAATCATAGTTAACAGCATGAGTTCTGAAACAAACACTTAGAGATATGAATTCTACCTCTGCAACATACTGTTATATGTCTGATTTGAGCAAATATTTTAACTTCTCTAAATTTCTGTAAAACAGGGAAAAGTCATACCAACTtcaatgaaaaactgaaaaaatatgaaatatttaacacACAGTAAACCcccaataaatggtagctataatGGTAGCTAcagtgaaaaaatatgtattttaagtaggctctacgcccagttgtagagcccaacatggggcttgaactctgagatcgagacctgagctgagattaaatcagatgtttaactgactgagccacccaggtgcccctaagatgaACAAATCTTAACATTCTATTATAgtctatttattcaaataaatcacATCGATATTTActtaattaccattttaaatttaGCTTTCCACTAGTAAATCAATAATGACCTTTAATTCATGGCTCTGTAACATACTTTGAATTTGACAGACTTGACAGTTTACCttagggagggagaaagacagagacatgcTTTTGTGTTTGAATAGCCTCTTAGGAATGTACAAGGATACAtaagcaaagcaaaaaagaaaaataagaagtggATGgcaatataataaatgtttacattctGGTGGGCCTATGCACTATCTGAAATTATAAGcgtattacaaaaacaaaaacaaaaccccatcccaacataataaaacaaaacaaacaaaacctgtgtGGTTTTGACCCAGAAACATGTTCCTTTATGAGTTAAGAGTCAGGAAAACTTCTGCTACAGGATCTAAAAATAGAGGCATTTGGCTGACTTAGTTGCTTTAGTGTGCAACTctttcttgatctcaggattgtgagtttggaccccacattgggtatagagattacttaaaagtaaaatcttaaaaacagataaataaaaataaagatagtaggggtgcctgcgtggctcagttggttgagccactcttgatttcagctgaatgatcccagggtcatgggatggcctgagtcaggctccaggcaTAAGCAGTGGAGTTCTGAGTTCCAGAACTCAGAACATTTTATGTAGTATGATCAATACTTTCAAACTTTTAGGGCAGCTGATAAAAGGacactatccaaaatctataaataacttatcaaacaacctccctcaaaaacaaacaatccagttaagaaatgggcagaagacatgaattgatttttccaaagaaaacatccagatgactgacacgtgaaaagatgctcaacatcactcaccatcaaggaaatacaaatcaaaaccacgatgagataccacctctcacctgtcaggatggctaaaattaacaacacaggaaacaacacgtgttggtgaaaatgtggagaaaggggagcttTCTCGccctgttggcaggaatgcaaattggttcagccattctggaaaacagtatggaggttcttcaaaaagttaaaaatagaactaccctatgagccagcaattgcattactaggt
It encodes the following:
- the USP44 gene encoding ubiquitin carboxyl-terminal hydrolase 44 isoform X1 — translated: MLTMDKCKHIGQLRLAQDHSILNPQKWHCVDCNTTESIWACLSCSHVACGRYIEEHAVRHFQDSSHPVALEVNEMYVFCYLCDDYVLNDNATGDLKLLRSTLSAIKSQNYQCTTRSGRVLQSVGTSDDTYYLHDSTQSLLQNEDQMYTALWHRRRILMGKIFRTWFEQSPIGRKRQEEQFQEKIAKREVKKRRQELEYQVKTELESIHPRKSLRLQGLAQSTTVEIVPVQVPLQTPASPAKDKVVPTSEDVRLKKANDSSGKQRPIVTPGVTGLRNLGNTCYMNSVLQVLSHLLIFRQCFLKLDLNRWLAVTASDKTRSPYKHPPVTDTVYQMNECQEKDTGCVPSRHPSLSLGLSGGASKSRKMELIQPKEPSSQYISLCHELHTLFQVMWSGKWALVSPFAMLHSVWRLIPAFRGYAQQDAQEFLCELLDKIQHELETTGTRLPALIPTSQRKLIKQVLNVVNNIFHGQLLSQVTCVACDNKSNTIEPFWDLSLEFPERYQCSGKDITSQPCLVTEMLAKFTETEALEGKIYVCDQCNSKRRRFSSKSVVLTEARKQLMVCHLPQVLRLHLKRFRWSGRNNREKIGVHVGFEEILNMEPYCCRESLKSLRPECFIYDLSAVVMHHGKGFGSGHYTAYCYNSEGGFWVHCNDSKLSMCTMDEVCKAQAYILFYTQRVTENGHSKLLPPELLSGSQHPSEEADTSSNEILS
- the USP44 gene encoding ubiquitin carboxyl-terminal hydrolase 44 isoform X2 translates to MLTMDKCKHIGQLRLAQDHSILNPQKWHCVDCNTTESIWACLSCSHVACGRYIEEHAVRHFQDSSHPVALEVNEMYVFCYLCDDYVLNDNATGDLKLLRSTLSAIKSQNYQCTTRSGRVLQSVGTSDDTYYLHDSTQSLLQNEDQMYTALWHRRRILMGKIFRTWFEQSPIGRKRQEEQFQEKIAKREVKKRRQELEYQVKTELESIHPRKSLRLQGLAQSTTVEIVPVQVPLQTPASPAKDKVVPTSEDVRLKKANDSSGKQRPIVTPGVTGLRNLGNTCYMNSVLQVLSHLLIFRQCFLKLDLNRWLAVTASDKTRSPYKHPPVTDTVYQMNECQEKDTGCVPSRHPSLSLGLSGGASKSRKMELIQPKEPSSQYISLCHELHTLFQVMWSGKWALVSPFAMLHSVWRLIPAFRGYAQQDAQEFLCELLDKIQHELETTGTRLPALIPTSQRKLIKQVLNVVNNIFHGQLLSQVTCVACDNKSNTIEPFWDLSLEFPERYQCSGKDITSQPCLVTEMLAKFTETEALEGKIYVCDQCNSKRRRFSSKSVVLTEARKQLMVCHLPQVLRLHLKRFRWSGRNNREKIGVHVGFEEILNMEPYCCRESLKSLRPECFIYDLSAVVMHHGKGFGSGHYTAYCYNSEGESQVAGAADDEVQ